In Juglans regia cultivar Chandler chromosome 5, Walnut 2.0, whole genome shotgun sequence, the following are encoded in one genomic region:
- the LOC108996227 gene encoding uncharacterized protein LOC108996227: MNDPNREYDHLLRSLFASGPEIWEDDYAALVEAVRMGDWQTTRDFLELHPHALTSRITCELMGGTVLHVSVNAEHEHIVEELVNMISEHDLAKQDYDGNTALHLACISGNYRMAECLITKNWSLVSIRNSVNKLPVNLAMANGHKKLARYLYSQTPTEDLKAHEGSFGASLLNSFIYNRDLDMALDLMERCPSLAFACDRSGISPLEVLANNSTEALESGKGMVFWKQWIYNHCIHVDISCVRAADQFRLNIMQNNGQEKAIGSVRADLWRQLVASLLNLLGFKRLYEMKLARTQFQLLLSLMSKSVTTFDISSRNRYIGIIWSAIPQAIRSGNFEFFVHIIKENSDILLTTDAEVRRTIFHWAVLHREHRIFNLIYSLKRKNDLLNMVDYHGNTILHMAGMLIENTPLDSIRGAAFQLQRELQWFKEVECICPLSHKQMINRDGFTARQLFTKDHQDMRKEGERWMDTATSCTVIGTLIITIMFTAAFTIPGGNNQDTGLPILVHDKLFKLFIVTDSLSLFSSSISVLMFLGIYTSRYAEEDFLRSLPRKMIKGLFALFFSIATMMIAFSAALLLMLREKYWTIAPIIGLGGVPIILFVFMQFRLLVDMFVSTYSSGVFDRKMKLIWF, encoded by the exons GGCCAGAGATCTGGGAGGATGATTATGCTGCCTTAGTCGAGGCTGTGCGAATGGGTGACTGGCAAACTACGAGAGATTTCCTTGAACTCCACCCCCATGCATTGACATCAAGAATCACATGTGAATTAATGGGTGGGACGGTTCTTCACGTTTCTGTTAATGCTGAACATGAACATATTGTGGAGGAGTTGGTCAATATGATTTCGGAACATGATTTGGCAAAGCAAGATTATGACGGGAATACAGCTCTACATCTGGCATGTATTAGTGGGAATTACAGGATGGCAGAGTGTCTGATTACAAAGAATTGGAGCTTGGTCAGCATTAGAAATTCTGTAAATAAACTTCCAGTTAATCTGGCTATGGCCAATGGGCATAAAAAATTGGCTCGCTATCTCTATTCTCAAACTCCTACTGAAGATTTGAAGGCACATGAAGGCAGCTTTGGTGCTTCACTACTCAACAGCTTTATCTATAACAGAGATTTAG ATATGGCTTTGGATTTAATGGAGCGTTGTCCTAGTTTGGCTTTTGCCTGCGATCGATCAGGTATCTCTCCTTTGGAGGTATTGGCTAATAATTCAACTGAAGCACTCGAGAGTGGAAAAGGGATGGTGTTTTGGAAACAATGGATCTACAATCACT GTATACATGTCGACATTTCATGTGTTCGTGCTGCCGATCAATTCCGTTTGAACATTATGCAAAATAATGGTCAAGAAAAAGCTATCGGATCAG TGCGAGCTGATCTATGGCGCCAACTAGTTGCAAGTCTCCTGAACCTCTTgg GATTCAAGCGcttatatgaaatgaagttgGCCCGAACTCAATTCCAACTACTTCTGTCTCTTATGTCTAAATCGGTAACAACTTTTGATATTAGCTCAAGAAATCGATATATAGGGATTATTTGGTCCGCAATCCCCCAAGCTATCAGAAGCGGGaactttgaattttttgttcATATAATCAAAGAAAATTCAGACATTTTGTTGACGACTGATGCTGAAGTAAGAAGGACCATATTCCATTGGGCCGTCTTGCATCGTGAACATAGGATCTTTAACCTTATATACAGCTTGAAAAGGAAGAATGATCTACTAAATATGGTAGATTACCACGGAAATACCATATTACATATGGCAGGGATGTTAATAGAAAATACTCCTCTCGATAGCATAAGAGGAGCAGCTTTTCAACTGCAAAGAGAACTTCAATGGTTTAAG GAGGTGGAATGCATTTGCCCTCTCTCTCATAAACAAATGATAAACAGGGACGGTTTTACTGCGAGACAATTGTTTACGAAAGACCACCAAGATATGAGAAAAGAGGGAGAGCGATGGATGGACACGGCAACTTCTTGTACTGTGATCGGCACTCTCATCATTACCATTATGTTCACCGCAGCATTTACCATTCCTGGTGGTAACAATCAAGATACAGGCTTGCCAATCCTCGTGCATGACAAActatttaaactttttatagTAACTGATTCTCTGTCATTATTTTCTTCCTCGATTTCAGTATTGATGTTTTTAGGAATCTATACATCACGTTATGCAGAAGAAGACTTTCTTAGATCCTTGCCCAGAAAGATGATTAAAGGTCTTTTCGCACTCTTCTTCTCTATTGCAACTATGATGATAGCCTTTTCTGCTGCTCTTTTACTTATGTTACGTGAAAAATATTGGACCATTGCTCCTATCATTGGTTTGGGTGGTGTTCCCATTATTCTATTTGTATTCATGCAATTTCGCCTTCTTGTTGACATGTTTGTTTCAACCTATAGCTCAGGCGTCTTTGATAGAAAAATGAAGCTAAtttggttttaa